A stretch of Thermococcus bergensis DNA encodes these proteins:
- the fba gene encoding class I fructose-bisphosphate aldolase: protein MEAYNNIGIKRRLRRFFRRNGRALIFAMDHGFEHGPMDFEEHWEHINPRVIIRKVVRAGVDGVMMLPGIARIAGEELVGKDVGLMVKLTSKTELRPKEEWLMQDQLGFVEDAIKLGADAVAATVYWGSPYEGAMMRQFAEIASYAHDLGYPVVQFAYPRGPYINEKYGKKEDYRVVMYGARAAAEMGADMIKTYWTGSRETFARVVDAASGVPVLLSGGAKTDNPLDFLKLVWEVIEAGGSGAVVGRNIFQRENPEPMIKALLRVIHRNEDPEEAAKAEGLI from the coding sequence GTGGAGGCATACAACAACATTGGGATTAAGAGAAGACTTAGGAGATTTTTTAGAAGGAATGGGAGGGCTTTGATTTTTGCAATGGATCACGGGTTTGAGCACGGCCCAATGGATTTCGAAGAACACTGGGAACACATCAACCCAAGAGTCATAATTAGAAAAGTTGTTAGGGCTGGAGTAGACGGCGTGATGATGCTCCCAGGAATAGCGAGAATAGCCGGGGAAGAACTTGTCGGTAAAGATGTCGGTTTGATGGTAAAGCTCACCAGCAAAACAGAGCTCAGACCAAAGGAAGAGTGGCTTATGCAAGACCAGCTCGGGTTTGTTGAGGACGCAATTAAACTTGGCGCCGATGCTGTAGCGGCAACCGTCTACTGGGGCAGCCCATATGAAGGTGCAATGATGAGACAGTTTGCAGAAATAGCGAGCTACGCCCACGATTTAGGTTATCCGGTCGTGCAGTTTGCCTATCCAAGAGGGCCTTATATCAATGAAAAATACGGCAAGAAGGAGGACTACAGAGTGGTCATGTACGGAGCAAGGGCCGCCGCAGAAATGGGGGCAGACATGATTAAAACCTACTGGACCGGGTCAAGGGAAACATTTGCCAGAGTTGTCGACGCTGCTTCAGGCGTTCCAGTTCTTCTGAGTGGTGGAGCAAAAACAGACAATCCTCTTGACTTCCTAAAGCTTGTCTGGGAAGTTATTGAAGCTGGAGGAAGCGGAGCAGTAGTTGGAAGGAATATATTCCAGAGAGAAAACCCAGAACCGATGATTAAAGCACTTTTAAGGGTAATCCACAGAAATGAGGATCCAGAAGAGGCCGCAAAGGCCGAAGGGTTAATTTGA
- a CDS encoding dicarboxylate/amino acid:cation symporter gives MRLLRRYLEYSILRKIFIGLILGAIYGLVVGSSGHPEAATAIKPLGDLFVRLLKMLVMPIILASLVVGAASISPARLGRVGIKIVLYYMVTSAFAVFIGLLMANIFKPGIGLELGAGEGKAIEAQAPSLVQTLLNIVPTNPFAALANGDVLPTIFFAIVLGISLSYLMNSENERIKNSATTLYNAFDGLAEAMYKIVRGVMQYAPIGVFALIAYVLATQGVKVVGPLAKVTVAVYLGLVIQIVFVYGLLLKVFGLDLVKFLNKAKDAMITAFVTRSSSGTLPVTMRVAEENLGVSKSIYSFTLPLGATINMDGTALYQGVCAMFIANAIGQPLPFTQQLVIVITAVLASIGTAGVPGAGAIMLAMVLESVGLPLEPGSAVALAYAMILGIDAILDMGRTMVNVTGDLAGTTIVAKTEGELDESKW, from the coding sequence ATTAGGTTGTTAAGAAGGTATCTTGAATACTCAATTTTAAGAAAGATATTTATTGGATTGATCTTAGGTGCAATTTACGGGTTGGTAGTGGGGTCTAGTGGGCACCCTGAAGCAGCGACTGCAATAAAACCCCTCGGTGACCTCTTTGTTAGACTCTTGAAAATGCTAGTGATGCCAATCATTCTGGCCTCATTGGTCGTCGGTGCCGCGAGCATAAGTCCAGCGAGGCTTGGAAGGGTAGGTATAAAGATAGTGCTGTACTATATGGTAACATCAGCCTTCGCAGTCTTTATAGGGCTCTTAATGGCAAACATCTTCAAGCCAGGCATTGGGCTTGAGCTCGGTGCAGGGGAAGGAAAGGCAATAGAGGCGCAGGCTCCGTCCCTCGTGCAGACTCTCCTAAACATCGTGCCCACGAATCCTTTTGCAGCCCTTGCAAATGGTGATGTCTTGCCAACAATATTCTTCGCCATTGTCCTGGGAATATCCCTCAGCTACCTTATGAACAGCGAAAACGAGAGGATCAAAAACTCAGCAACAACCCTTTACAATGCCTTCGATGGACTGGCAGAAGCTATGTACAAAATCGTTAGGGGAGTAATGCAGTATGCACCAATAGGTGTTTTTGCGTTGATAGCCTACGTTCTAGCAACCCAAGGGGTAAAAGTTGTTGGGCCTCTGGCAAAAGTTACAGTGGCGGTTTACCTTGGTCTGGTAATTCAAATAGTGTTCGTCTATGGACTACTCCTTAAGGTCTTTGGCCTAGACTTGGTCAAGTTCCTAAATAAAGCTAAGGATGCAATGATCACTGCATTCGTCACAAGGAGCTCAAGCGGTACTTTACCGGTAACAATGCGTGTTGCAGAGGAAAACCTGGGAGTTTCAAAGAGCATTTACTCATTTACACTTCCATTGGGTGCTACGATCAACATGGACGGTACCGCTTTATACCAGGGTGTTTGTGCGATGTTCATTGCCAATGCGATCGGACAGCCCTTGCCATTCACCCAGCAGCTTGTAATAGTGATCACAGCAGTTTTGGCTTCAATTGGAACCGCAGGTGTGCCTGGAGCTGGGGCTATAATGCTCGCAATGGTCCTGGAAAGCGTTGGATTGCCGCTAGAGCCCGGAAGTGCGGTGGCTTTAGCTTATGCAATGATACTCGGAATTGACGCCATCCTCGATATGGGCAGAACAATGGTCAACGTTACCGGCGACTTGGCAGGAACAACAATAGTTGCAAAAACTGAAGGAGAACTCGACGAAAGTAAGTGGTGA
- a CDS encoding biotin--[acetyl-CoA-carboxylase] ligase codes for MFGLNTKIIGRRVIYFQEIDSTNEYAKRIALNEEEGTIIVADTQNSGYGRNSRSWASPKGGLWMSVILKPKTTPEHIVKTVFLGAVAVVETLERFGIDARIKWPNDVLVNEKKICGILTEGSFSEKEVYYIILGIGLNVNNPIPEELVGISTSISKVLGVRIPTEEVFKILVERLEHWYGEFLKGNDEKILQKWREKALLGRNVKIIMEDKEIGGKALDIDELGALILELEDGRREKILYGDVSLRFE; via the coding sequence ATGTTCGGACTCAACACTAAGATCATTGGAAGGAGGGTGATATACTTTCAGGAGATAGATTCAACCAATGAATATGCTAAACGGATAGCCCTCAATGAGGAAGAGGGAACCATAATAGTGGCTGACACTCAAAACAGCGGCTATGGTAGGAACTCCAGAAGCTGGGCATCCCCTAAAGGCGGGCTGTGGATGAGTGTGATATTAAAACCAAAAACTACACCGGAACACATAGTTAAAACTGTTTTTCTCGGAGCAGTAGCCGTTGTTGAAACCCTGGAGCGATTTGGAATAGATGCAAGGATAAAATGGCCTAACGATGTCCTTGTAAACGAAAAAAAGATATGTGGTATCTTAACCGAAGGGAGCTTTTCGGAGAAGGAGGTTTACTACATTATCTTGGGCATAGGATTAAACGTCAACAACCCAATCCCAGAGGAACTTGTGGGCATCTCAACATCAATAAGCAAAGTTTTAGGAGTGCGGATTCCCACAGAAGAGGTGTTTAAAATCCTTGTGGAGCGGTTGGAGCACTGGTATGGGGAGTTCCTCAAGGGAAATGACGAGAAGATACTCCAAAAATGGAGGGAGAAGGCACTCTTAGGCAGAAATGTCAAAATAATAATGGAAGATAAGGAGATTGGAGGAAAGGCTCTGGATATTGATGAACTCGGTGCATTAATCTTGGAGCTTGAGGACGGGAGAAGAGAGAAAATTCTCTATGGAGATGTATCATTGAGGTTTGAATAG
- a CDS encoding Nif3-like dinuclear metal center hexameric protein, which translates to MVSRAEIVAFLDEYLSIGSFPDKSRNGLQVEGKEEIEKIAFAVDACMDTFVKAKALGADMLIVHHGLIWGGIEYVRGLVQKRLKFLLENEINLYAAHLPLDVHPEVGNNAQLLKLLGLEPKEPFGGYNGIKIGYLGEFQEPKPLPLVAQILVEKLKTDYVKGYEFGVEEIKSVAVVSGRGGFAIPEAIEKGVDLFITGEFLHDDYHTAKEGRLNVIAAGHYATETLGVKALMPLLEERFGVSVFFIDEPTGL; encoded by the coding sequence ATGGTAAGCAGAGCGGAGATTGTTGCGTTCCTTGACGAGTACCTGAGCATAGGCTCTTTTCCTGACAAATCCCGAAATGGATTGCAGGTAGAAGGAAAAGAAGAGATAGAGAAGATTGCCTTTGCAGTTGATGCCTGCATGGACACCTTTGTCAAAGCCAAGGCTTTAGGAGCAGACATGCTGATAGTGCACCACGGCCTAATATGGGGAGGAATAGAGTACGTCAGAGGGCTTGTACAAAAAAGGCTTAAGTTTCTCCTCGAAAACGAGATAAACCTCTACGCCGCCCATCTGCCCCTTGACGTTCATCCTGAGGTAGGAAACAACGCACAGCTGTTGAAACTCTTAGGTTTGGAGCCAAAGGAGCCTTTCGGAGGATATAATGGCATAAAAATTGGATACCTGGGAGAGTTTCAAGAGCCAAAACCATTGCCTCTGGTTGCCCAGATACTCGTGGAAAAGCTGAAAACTGACTATGTAAAAGGCTATGAATTCGGGGTCGAGGAAATAAAGAGCGTCGCCGTGGTCAGCGGCAGGGGAGGGTTTGCCATACCGGAAGCGATAGAAAAAGGCGTTGACCTTTTCATAACAGGTGAATTTCTGCACGACGACTATCACACAGCCAAGGAAGGGAGGCTAAATGTTATAGCAGCAGGACATTACGCCACAGAAACCCTTGGTGTTAAAGCACTAATGCCCTTGCTGGAGGAGAGATTTGGGGTGAGCGTTTTCTTTATAGACGAGCCGACAGGATTATAA
- a CDS encoding tripartite tricarboxylate transporter permease, which yields MDIATLLIQATLLTAFSVLLYIIIGMIPGTDETATIAPITLAFLAAGFDPLLVLAWFMGTIVAFKAADAVPTALAAIPGGVMAVPQVPDALVARKHGYSEILLRKGITASIIGTIVAIAITLPLSFYLAPLGELLKNPTGPLGWPGWVYLIVAGILLLAVMSKAKVLALLAIFPFAMLVQGLRGLYGQSAFVSIFLAITIGPILYELLTLISPNNHHLRRQDYARIKLVKTGKISLNPLHHLTRVEVMLSSALAGLSGILATFMSPVGLTVLFGDLIKESQKDELKGSLMAYAVRDAIKNATYIGGTLIPLIALGVPTGPMSAGPAHPFFAELASFGGATPREVLLQRYSTSTIMLVTVYATIFAALLAYFILIKYSKQLTRFVFKKVPAEALYATFLAIVLVLAYNDAGIAGIFGSILVGLISATFVRNGVSIGILFMILVAAPYLVGLLF from the coding sequence ATGGACATTGCAACTCTCTTAATCCAAGCCACACTTTTGACGGCATTTTCCGTGTTGTTGTATATAATAATTGGAATGATCCCTGGAACCGATGAGACTGCTACAATTGCTCCAATAACCTTGGCGTTTTTGGCAGCGGGATTTGATCCATTGCTTGTTCTCGCGTGGTTTATGGGGACAATAGTAGCATTTAAAGCTGCAGATGCAGTTCCTACGGCACTTGCGGCAATTCCCGGAGGAGTTATGGCAGTACCGCAGGTTCCGGATGCATTGGTAGCAAGAAAACATGGGTACTCGGAGATCCTTCTGAGAAAAGGTATAACTGCTAGTATTATTGGAACAATAGTTGCTATAGCAATAACGTTGCCCCTGTCCTTCTATTTGGCGCCTCTTGGGGAATTACTTAAAAATCCTACCGGACCTTTAGGCTGGCCTGGTTGGGTGTATTTGATCGTCGCGGGAATACTCCTGCTAGCAGTGATGTCAAAGGCAAAGGTGCTTGCGTTGTTGGCCATATTTCCCTTTGCAATGCTTGTTCAAGGTCTTAGGGGACTGTACGGACAGTCAGCGTTTGTGAGCATTTTTCTGGCGATTACAATCGGCCCAATACTCTACGAGCTCTTAACCTTAATCTCACCGAATAACCACCATCTAAGGCGGCAAGATTATGCACGGATTAAGCTGGTAAAAACTGGAAAGATATCTTTAAACCCCCTGCATCACCTTACCAGGGTGGAAGTCATGCTTTCTTCTGCCTTGGCAGGGTTAAGTGGTATCCTGGCAACTTTTATGAGCCCTGTAGGATTAACAGTCCTGTTTGGGGACTTGATAAAAGAGAGCCAAAAAGATGAACTTAAAGGTTCTCTCATGGCATATGCAGTGAGAGATGCCATAAAGAACGCCACTTATATTGGGGGAACCCTTATACCACTCATTGCATTGGGAGTGCCTACAGGGCCCATGTCCGCAGGGCCGGCACATCCATTCTTTGCTGAGCTTGCATCGTTTGGAGGAGCTACACCGAGGGAAGTCTTGCTCCAGAGGTACTCAACTTCGACCATAATGCTTGTAACAGTTTACGCGACTATATTCGCTGCACTCCTTGCGTACTTCATACTGATTAAGTACTCAAAGCAGCTAACCAGATTTGTCTTTAAAAAAGTGCCCGCAGAGGCACTGTATGCTACGTTCCTAGCAATAGTGCTTGTATTGGCATACAATGATGCTGGAATCGCAGGAATCTTTGGCTCAATCCTAGTTGGTCTTATTTCAGCCACATTCGTTAGAAACGGCGTTTCAATAGGAATACTCTTCATGATACTGGTTGCTGCCCCCTATCTTGTGGGGCTGTTATTCTGA
- a CDS encoding tRNA uridine(34) 5-carboxymethylaminomethyl modification radical SAM/GNAT enzyme Elp3, with protein MEEKYRKACEEIARAVISGEIRDRRELNRFKVKIAAKYHLSKIPTNSDVLRVMSKEDREKFKDFLKKKPTRTISGVAVVAMMTKPFPCPHGRCIYCPGGPSEGSPQSYTGKEPSALRALQNVYHPYLIMMNRLKQLYDIGHDIDKVEVIIQGGTFPAVDLDYQEWFIKEAFKAMNDFPYFKDIENLEEKIRKAVLFGEVDEDPLFKKAWERTHRKPYYYLEEEQRKNEKAKVRMVGLTLETRPDWAMEKQIDRMLKLGTTRVELGVQTVFNFIYERVKRGHTVEDTVRATQLLKDAGLKINYHMMPGLPGSNFERDLKAFQIIFEDERFRPDMLKIYPTLVTKDTLLYKWYKEGKYRPYTTEEAVELLVEVYKILPKWVRVMRIQRDIPVQLVEAGVKHSNLGQLVFNELIKRGIRPREIRFREVGHQMQKFGVQPEVEHIKLLREDYKASEGHEIFLSFEDVKNDILIGFIRLRIPSEKAHRKEINCCPSAIVRELHVYGPLVPIGGKPKYEWQHRGYGRELLAEAERIAKEEFDVKKMLIISGVGVREYYRKFGYRKDGPYVSKRLDKKGYANFVKSREFDAHLNT; from the coding sequence ATGGAAGAAAAATATAGAAAAGCCTGCGAGGAAATTGCAAGGGCGGTAATTTCGGGTGAGATTAGGGACAGGAGAGAACTAAATCGGTTTAAGGTTAAAATCGCCGCGAAGTATCACCTTTCAAAGATTCCCACTAATTCAGACGTGCTTAGAGTGATGAGCAAAGAAGATAGGGAGAAGTTCAAGGACTTCCTCAAGAAGAAGCCTACTAGGACAATTAGCGGTGTTGCTGTTGTTGCAATGATGACAAAGCCGTTTCCGTGCCCGCACGGCAGGTGTATTTACTGCCCTGGGGGCCCAAGCGAGGGCTCTCCCCAAAGCTACACTGGAAAAGAGCCATCTGCTTTAAGAGCTCTTCAGAACGTTTATCATCCCTATCTCATAATGATGAACCGTTTGAAGCAGCTCTATGATATCGGCCACGACATAGACAAAGTTGAGGTTATTATACAGGGAGGAACTTTCCCCGCTGTGGATTTGGATTACCAGGAGTGGTTCATAAAAGAGGCCTTCAAAGCCATGAACGATTTCCCTTACTTCAAGGACATTGAGAACCTTGAAGAGAAAATTAGAAAGGCTGTTCTTTTTGGCGAGGTTGACGAAGACCCCCTCTTCAAAAAAGCTTGGGAGAGAACACACAGGAAGCCGTACTATTATCTCGAGGAAGAGCAGAGGAAGAACGAGAAGGCAAAGGTCAGAATGGTGGGGCTAACTCTTGAAACAAGGCCCGATTGGGCCATGGAAAAGCAAATCGATAGAATGCTCAAGCTAGGCACCACGAGAGTTGAGCTTGGAGTTCAAACGGTGTTCAACTTCATCTATGAGAGGGTGAAGAGGGGACACACCGTTGAGGATACTGTGAGGGCTACCCAGCTCCTTAAGGATGCAGGTCTTAAGATAAACTACCACATGATGCCGGGTCTTCCGGGAAGTAACTTTGAAAGGGACTTAAAGGCCTTCCAAATAATCTTTGAAGACGAACGCTTCAGGCCGGATATGCTCAAAATTTATCCCACCCTGGTCACGAAGGACACGCTCCTTTACAAGTGGTACAAGGAAGGAAAATACAGGCCTTACACGACTGAAGAAGCCGTTGAACTGCTAGTTGAAGTTTACAAGATACTGCCAAAGTGGGTCAGAGTAATGAGAATACAGAGGGATATCCCAGTTCAGCTTGTTGAAGCTGGAGTAAAACACTCCAATTTAGGCCAGTTGGTGTTCAATGAGCTCATAAAGAGGGGCATAAGGCCGAGAGAGATTCGCTTCAGGGAAGTTGGGCATCAGATGCAGAAGTTTGGAGTTCAGCCCGAGGTTGAGCACATTAAGCTGCTGAGAGAGGATTATAAGGCAAGCGAAGGCCACGAGATATTCTTGAGCTTTGAGGATGTGAAGAACGACATTCTCATCGGCTTCATCAGACTTAGAATCCCAAGTGAAAAAGCCCACAGAAAGGAGATAAACTGCTGTCCATCTGCTATAGTTAGGGAGCTCCACGTCTACGGCCCTTTGGTTCCAATAGGTGGAAAACCGAAGTATGAATGGCAGCACAGAGGCTATGGAAGGGAGCTTTTGGCTGAGGCGGAAAGAATAGCGAAGGAAGAGTTCGACGTAAAGAAGATGCTCATCATAAGCGGCGTTGGCGTTAGGGAATACTACAGAAAGTTCGGCTATAGAAAGGACGGCCCATATGTGAGCAAAAGACTTGACAAGAAAGGATATGCCAACTTTGTTAAGAGCAGGGAGTTTGATGCCCACTTGAACACCTGA
- a CDS encoding IS982 family transposase (programmed frameshift), translated as MVVMNFQQEILIIKSEIYPIISKHYPKNTHREIISLYDLITFAILAHLHFNGVYKHAYRVLIEEMKLFPKIRYNKLTERLNRHEKLLLLAQEELFKKHAREYVRILDSKPIQTKELARKNRKDKEGSSEVISEKPAVGFVPSKKKFYYGYKLTCYSDGNLLALLSVDPANKHDVSVVREKFWVIVEEFSGCFLFLDKGYVSRELEEEFLRFGVVYTPVKRGNQISNLEEKKFYKYLSDFRRRIETLFSKFSEFLLRPSRSVSLRGLAVRILGAILAVNLDRLYNFTGGGN; from the exons GTGGTTGTTATGAACTTTCAGCAGGAAATCCTGATCATAAAATCCGAAATCTATCCGATAATCAGCAAACACTACCCGAAAAACACTCACAGGGAAATAATCAGCCTCTACGACCTAATAACCTTCGCAATACTAGCACACTTGCACTTTAACGGAGTTTACAAGCACGCTTACAGAGTCCTAATCGAAGAAATGAAACTGTTCCCCAAAATCAGGTACAACAAACTAACAGAACGCTTGAACAGGCACGAAAAACTCCTACTCCTAGCACAGGAAGAATTATTCAAAAAACACGCCAGAGAATACGTTAGAATACTGGACTCAAAGCCCATTCAGACCAAGGAGTTGGCCAGAAAAAACAGGAAGGATAAGGAGGGTTCTTCAGAAGTCATCTCTGAAAAGCCCGCAGTTGGGTTTGTTCCCTCTA AAAAAAAGTTTTACTATGGGTACAAGCTGACCTGTTACTCTGATGGAAATTTGCTGGCTTTACTGTCTGTTGATCCGGCGAATAAGCATGATGTGAGTGTTGTCCGGGAAAAGTTCTGGGTGATTGTTGAGGAGTTTTCCGGCTGTTTTCTGTTTTTGGATAAGGGGTATGTTAGCAGGGAACTCGAGGAGGAGTTTTTGAGGTTTGGCGTTGTTTACACGCCAGTAAAGCGGGGGAATCAGATTAGTAATCTGGAGGAGAAGAAGTTTTACAAGTACTTGTCTGACTTTCGCAGGAGGATTGAGACTTTGTTTTCGAAGTTTTCTGAGTTTCTTCTGAGGCCGAGCAGGAGTGTTAGTTTGAGGGGGTTAGCTGTCAGGATTTTAGGGGCGATTCTGGCCGTGAATCTGGACAGATTATACAACTTCACAGGTGGTGGGAACTAG
- a CDS encoding exodeoxyribonuclease VII small subunit, producing MEAIDYYKEEFTLKVGVLRNGDAQITVVTSILGPKDKIQEEIASILNQTNLTEEEAVAKFEEEQLSSYIASLKNTGVETKNQTFKVTSIREDNFTVVFTAYAEKFANYYSYDGYWEIIVDPTRGYGAMQIPDTGLSQKMELHSTFIIELPEGAELVEYPQAYAKEFGQSKFSVTSKVEGNKVIISSDIYLEENLSPEGFRALFGDYNAFYIRYTTPYEGEETYQSVKTEQYLRAEILDDGTTELFIRDTYIEPKEQVEFIKLQINLMGAENVTGLILQNYLQGMVAQGMTVEDANASILGLDKEGPLTIETNYLLKNFTKLINGTYEYSFDPTLLNPSQLGYRAQNEINQSLKIEFILPPEAEIVEVPKNISREVKGNTYFLSTKVDGNRILITANVFVRYGAPFEDVYSLVGDVERGYIRYRLSSEGTNLTTTQIAGVAGAVILVGVAIFMLKKR from the coding sequence GTGGAGGCTATAGATTATTATAAGGAGGAATTTACGCTCAAAGTTGGGGTGCTTCGAAACGGGGATGCTCAAATAACGGTAGTGACTTCTATCCTGGGTCCAAAAGACAAGATACAAGAAGAGATTGCCAGCATATTAAATCAAACAAACCTTACCGAAGAAGAAGCAGTAGCAAAATTTGAGGAAGAGCAGCTGAGCAGCTATATCGCCAGTTTAAAAAACACAGGAGTGGAGACTAAAAATCAAACCTTCAAAGTGACCAGCATTAGGGAGGACAATTTCACGGTAGTTTTCACAGCGTATGCAGAGAAGTTTGCCAATTACTATTCATACGACGGCTACTGGGAAATAATAGTTGACCCGACTAGGGGATATGGAGCTATGCAAATTCCAGACACTGGACTTTCTCAAAAAATGGAACTTCACAGCACGTTTATTATAGAGCTCCCTGAAGGGGCGGAGCTGGTTGAATACCCCCAAGCGTACGCAAAGGAATTCGGCCAGAGCAAATTTTCCGTAACGTCAAAAGTGGAAGGTAATAAAGTCATCATAAGCTCTGATATCTACCTGGAAGAAAACCTTTCTCCAGAAGGATTCAGAGCACTCTTCGGTGATTACAATGCATTTTACATTCGCTACACAACCCCCTATGAAGGAGAAGAAACATATCAATCAGTAAAGACTGAGCAGTATCTAAGGGCGGAGATTTTAGATGATGGGACTACCGAGTTATTCATAAGAGATACCTACATTGAACCAAAAGAGCAAGTAGAATTCATAAAGCTTCAAATAAACCTTATGGGGGCGGAGAATGTTACCGGTCTGATCCTCCAAAACTATCTTCAGGGGATGGTAGCTCAAGGGATGACCGTGGAAGACGCAAATGCAAGCATATTAGGCTTGGACAAAGAAGGGCCCTTGACAATAGAGACCAACTACCTACTGAAAAACTTTACCAAGTTGATAAATGGAACCTACGAATATTCCTTTGATCCAACACTTCTAAATCCTTCACAACTGGGATACAGGGCCCAAAACGAAATAAACCAGAGCCTAAAAATTGAATTCATCCTCCCGCCGGAAGCGGAAATTGTTGAGGTGCCAAAGAACATAAGCAGAGAAGTCAAAGGAAACACGTATTTCCTTTCCACAAAAGTTGATGGGAACAGGATTTTAATAACGGCCAACGTATTCGTAAGATACGGTGCCCCATTTGAAGACGTGTATTCCCTTGTAGGGGACGTTGAGAGAGGTTACATCAGATACAGGCTGTCATCGGAAGGAACCAACTTAACGACTACCCAGATAGCCGGAGTAGCGGGAGCGGTAATTTTGGTGGGTGTAGCTATTTTCATGCTGAAGAAAAGGTAG
- a CDS encoding alanyl-tRNA editing protein, with amino-acid sequence MTRKLYYEDAYLKEAKAKVIQIKENALLLDQTIFYPTGGGQPHDTGTINEVRVLDVYRDESGNVWHVVEDSSPFSVGNEVELKLDWERRYKLMRIHTALHLLDHVFNEVLGKGNWQLHGSGMSPEKGRYDLRYPENLNQYKEKIIELFNRYVDEGGEVKIWWEGEKRLTQIRDFEILPCGGTHVKDIKEIGHIKKLKRSSAGKGVQRIEIWLED; translated from the coding sequence ATGACGAGAAAACTCTACTATGAGGATGCATATTTGAAGGAAGCTAAGGCAAAGGTAATCCAGATAAAGGAGAATGCCTTGCTTTTAGACCAGACCATATTCTATCCAACCGGAGGGGGACAGCCCCACGATACGGGCACTATAAATGAAGTTAGAGTTTTAGACGTCTACAGAGATGAAAGCGGGAATGTGTGGCACGTCGTAGAAGATTCGAGTCCCTTCAGCGTTGGAAACGAAGTGGAATTAAAACTCGACTGGGAGAGGCGCTATAAGCTTATGAGAATCCATACAGCACTGCACCTCTTAGACCATGTTTTCAATGAAGTTCTTGGAAAAGGAAACTGGCAGTTACATGGAAGCGGCATGAGCCCGGAAAAGGGAAGATACGATTTAAGATATCCTGAAAACCTCAATCAATACAAAGAAAAAATAATCGAACTCTTTAACCGCTATGTTGATGAGGGTGGAGAAGTCAAAATCTGGTGGGAAGGGGAGAAGAGGCTAACCCAAATCAGGGACTTTGAAATCCTCCCATGCGGAGGGACACATGTGAAGGACATTAAGGAGATAGGACATATAAAAAAGCTCAAACGCTCAAGTGCGGGAAAGGGAGTGCAGAGAATAGAAATATGGCTTGAAGATTAA